ATCAGTACaggcagggccggatttccaattaggcacagtaggcatgtgcctaggggcGCTGATGTTCTAGGGgcgcctaaaagttaaaagtgggttaaaagtttcattttgtacAGAAAACACGaggtcagctgtaggcaggggGAGCGCTGAAGGTGCTGTGCCTAGGGGCATGTAAGGGGTAATCTGGCCTGAGAGAAGAGTGCCATCTCCTGAATATCCAACAGACTGTTTTACTTCAGAGTCTCCCGTCTAGTAAGCCAGCCTGGCCTTGCCATAGCGTGCAAGCTTTAACAGGACCACAGCACAAGCCTAGGCTGTAGTTCATGTAGGCTATCCATGATACAcaggaagtagggtgaccattcAGAGTTTGTCATTTCTGTATAGGGCAAATTTCAATAGCTTCTCTCACAACAACACACACCTATGCACTCCCCCACATTAAAGAGAATCATGTGTCTGAGTGTACAAACCCCCATTATATGAACTGTATATGAAACCTTTCCGGATTAATTTCTGAGTCCAAGAAGCAACAGAAGTATTGTGTTAAGCCGCTCCTCCCCTCACTCAAAAAATAAGGCTGAGATTAAACAGAGCTTTTTCTTAACAGTAGCTGTGCCAAGCTCATTATGATGTTTTCTGATTCATTGATGTTTTTGTTAccttaaatattttttctcttcgAGCCACAATTCCAAAAATTACAGTGAGTAAAACCACCACAATGGCAGCAATAATAGCCTCCAAGGGAAAAACCGGTTTTCTATCtgttggaaggggaaaaaaacacccaTTTGGATACTGAACAGATTGATACACTTCTATAAAGCAAGTCATTTTAGAGATGTCCAAAAAAGAGCAAGTGGTTTCATCCTGTCCCTGTCTACACAGTGACCTGAACCATGCTAAAACCTGAGGTTAAAAACTGTTGTAATGCATGAGATATTCATGTGGTTCTAACATTCAAAAAGAAAGAAGCAAACAACAAACAGCCAGATATTTTTACTGACTAATTGGAAATATTAATTGGTAGCCACTCCAGCAGGTTCTCCAgctaggtcaggggtggccaacctgagcctgagaaggagccagaatttaccaatgtatattgccaaagagccacagtaatatgtcagcagccccccatcagcttctcccctggctcccagcacctcccacccaccggcagccccaccaatcaatgcctcccccctgtcccccacctcccaatcagctgtttcggggTTCGCAGGAGGctcagagggggaaggggaggagtgaaggcacggcaggctcaggggagggggtgggaagtggtgaagtgggggcagggcttgtggcagagccaggggttgagcagtgagcaccccccggcgcactggaaagttggcgcctgtagggtgaccagacagcaaatgtgaaaaatcgggacgggggtggggggtaataggagcctatataagaaaaagatccaaaaattgggactgtccctataaaatcgggacatctggtcaccctacgcctgtagctccagccccggagtcggtgcctgtacaaggagccgcatattaacttctgaagagccgcatgtgactccggagccccaggttggccacccctgggatAGACCATCAGGCCATGGACACAGAGTAAGGATAAACAACTGTGCAGTAGTGTTTCCTGACACCACCAGTATAGCTGGTTTTATGATGGTTCTAGCGATAGGAGAGAACGGCTTGTGGGCAGCCCTGCAGCCAGCAAACCATTGATTTATTAGAATGAGGGGTGGGAAACTGCAGCCCTAAGATAGCTGTAGATTATTATGAAAACATATGCACCAGATCCCTACTGTGGCACCTTTGTATTCTGTACATTGATACAATTCAAATGTATCCTCTTATTTGTGTGTCAACAATCTAATTAAGGGACCGGAGAAAGTTACTGATTTCTTTCTAAACAGGGCATAGCCTCTTGCTTTTGAAACAAACATCTCAACAGCTATTAAGCAGAGGATCTTCACATTGTTTtacatctttaaaacaaacaaacaaacaaaaactaggCTTCTTGGGAGAGGCCAGTAGTCCGAGCAGAAGCCAGAGTTAGTACTCCTGGATTTAGTTCTCAATTCTGGTTTTGTCTTTGCCGCTGCCTTGTGCTGTGATTTTGGGCAAGATCCTGCGCCCGGTTCTACCtcatttttccccatctgtaaaatgggaataagaaTATCCTCCTTCAAAGGTGAGCTGTGTGGCTTAATTAACATTTATCAAGCCGCCTGAGATCCTCGATTGCATCATGCTGTCTATGCACAAATTATAATTATTATACTTCATTCAGTTTTTCGGCCAATTTGCAAGTGAGCTTCGTGTCAGCCTATTTCTAGCTGTTGCTCAACCTAGCCCTGGCCCCAACCTGCTATTCAAAGCATACACGTGTCATTGCCCTACTTACTTCAAATAAAATGTCTCGTTTAcaaccacccctgctctaatttcTACTGAATTCCATCgagggaaaagaacaagttaTTATATATTGTTTGCATTACAGTCGTGCCAGAGTTCTCCACTCGTCATCGGGATCAGGCtaattgtgctgggcactgggcAAACACGAGAGAAGAGACAGTgtctgccccaaagtgcttataATCTAGTGCCCTGATGCTGCAAATGGCTCCACGCTCCTGTGACTGTACAGAGCCTCGCCGACTTAAATGGGGCTCTCCACTGGCCCCAGGATTTGCCAGTATGGACTGCACTGCTGTACTGGGGCCTGTATAAAGTATAACATTTTGCTCACGGCAACTAATTGCTGGGATTCAAGTTGGCCAATGGGCATGAACTTAAAGAAGGGACTGGAATGCTTGGAAAGTTCTAATGCACACATCTGGCTTCAGGAGATCAGACGGTGAGATGAAGCCCCTTCAGATTACACTCTCCAAATACTTTTAAATAAGTGGTGGAACAGGAAAAGGATTTAATGCTGCTGTAGCCTTAtaattattaaccagtcaggTACAAAAGGCAAGCTATTGTTGGTATGCACTTAGCTGAATACTCATTAGCGTTACCTTCAACTGTCAGGTGGAACTCCTTTCTCATCTCTCCGAGAACAGATTTAGCCTCACAAGTGTATGTTCCATTGTCAGATTTTTCTACTTTCTTGATAGTCAGCTGGAAAACCTCACTAGTATGGTATATCTGATAGCGATCTTTCTTCAGGGTCAGGGTGCTGTTGTCTTTATACCAAACCATTTCAGCTTGAGGGTTGGAATTCACATTGCAAGTCAGCTTCACATCATTCTTTTCTTCTACTGGAGGAGGGTCTTCCCCAGTTAGGAGAGGAGGAACTGTTCACAACAACCAGTTATTTGAATTACAAAGTTACCAGAACCACAAACACCTACTTACTATTTAAGGGAAAAGGAGTTCCCTTTCAACATTTCTGATGCATGcacaaataaattttaaattattggagatatcctatctcctagagctggaagggaccttgaaaggtcatcgagtccagccccctgccttcactagcaggaccaagtactgattttgccccagatccctaagtggccccctcaaggattgaactcacaaccctgggtttagcaggccaatgctcaaaccactgagctatccctccccccaacaatgATGATGTATAGCAATTCTGTAACCCTTCACAGCACTACTTGAACAAACTGGGCAGTCATCATTAGGAACAGTAATTTCCAGACATAATTTTAAAAGGGAGTCCCGACTACTTTTCAAAACACCGATATCAATCAGTTCTGCTGCTACAGCTTTTAGCAGTCTTTCCTACGAGCTGTACTGGTGTTAAATTTCATTCTGTCGTAAGATCAGATAGTACAGTCAGAAATCTAAACTGTAAGATCAGAATGTAGCTTATTTAATAGCTGTCCCATGCGCTGCTAAGCACTGCTGGAACTTGATACATTCAGAGCCACCAAGGAGAGGGGCGAGATTGATCACACGACATCTTCCATCTGGAGGCACAGTTGGCCACCTTTATGTCATCAAAGCTTCAGGCATCACCTTTCAGCTTTCACTGAATAAAAGCTTGGTTTTTACAGCGTAATAACTAATGCATATTAACCATCATGCTGCAAAATCCTAGTGGAGTCAAGGGGCAGATGGTTTTTGCCATGATGTACCTAGGCGCCATCAATCCTACATCTCCCGCCCGTGGCTGCGCTCACCTAGCTAAAGTGTCGTGTGTCTCCTAGGGTTTGACAGTGGGATGGCTAACACACCTCAGTtatcccactggaaacacacaccctttttttttttttttttttcagtgaagacatagccacaGGCACTCATTCCTCCTGGTTCAGGAATAGGCCACTCATCAGCCGGTGTCTGGAGCTTAGGTGCATCAGGAGGATTTGATATATTCCTCTAGCATCCCGCAGTGGCCACTGCGGCAGAGAAGATACCAGAGGAGACGGGTCTTTTTTGTGCTCTGATTCTTTTGTTCCCCTCTCTTTTCAAGCGGGAGTCTAGGTGGAGGAGGCAACAATAGCTAGTAAATCTACTTCTTAATCAAGGGCCtcatccagctcccactgacgaAAACGGAAAGACCCcgcattgatttaaatcaaagtcgGATCTGGCTTGAAGGTTTTGTTTACACTAGGAAAAAGGTGTATTTTGAACACATTAGCGAACACCTAACATCAGCTAACACTTTTTCTTAGGGAAGACAAGGCACAAGAATATAGAACAGTTCGGCCTGGACTTCAACTAGTGAGCAGCCCATGGGTGTGCTAAACCCATTGATCTCACACACCCATGGCTATTTTGCATAATCAGGCCTCCCATTAACTCACACTGGACATCCAGAGTCACCGAGATCTGAATGGACTCGTTCCGCACCAGCTTGCAGGTAAAGCTGACTCCATTGTCGGTCTTAGAGACTGGAAGTATGCAGATGTTAGTGGTATTAATTTTATTTCCATCTTTCAAGTTCACAGTCCCGTCTCCTCGGTACCAGCGTAATTCCTCCGCCCTGCTGTTGTTACGTACAGTGCACCACAGGGACTCGTCACGGCCGGGCTTTGTGGATAGTATTTGGTTATCAGAACTATTGTTTATAGCCAGCTCCACACCTGGGAAGGGAAATGGACATGGTGAGTTTCACAATCTGTACCTTTTGCACAGGCCAGGACAATATTCGTAATTACCAGGCCGCTCTTACAGTGCCCAGGCCCCAGAGAACAGGTTAAGAATGGAGTTGTCAGGCTTAAATCTAATAACTTCATTTTCTAAAGCAGCTTCTAAAACCGCAGCCACAATTGTTCAGGCAcaacttttgttttatttatttagatttacaaAACCAGATAAAAAGGTGCCAGTCCTAATCTGTAAGCGTTCGAAACGCACAAGCAAACACAGAGCCCTGACACTGGAATCTGGGCCATGAAGAAAAAACCCACCAGCCACCACATATatacaggcaagtctcatcttacgcgcatttaacatgtgcaaaTTCAGTTTTGCGTGGTcggcaacaaaaaaaaaaaaaagagagaaaaataacaattgaaATAGTGTACCTGTAATGCGGGCGATtctgcccgccattacactcaatgtaattttgactatacgtgattttcACTTTACGCTGacagcggaacgtaaccccagggTAAGATGAGATTCGCCTGTAGCAGTAATGTATTAGCCTCTCCAGCAAAAGGACACAATAAAGACAAATACTCCACCCTCCTGAAATACTGTGTGTGCTCAGTTTTCACAGACACACTTTTATGTACTCAATTTTTCATGCTCATGTTTTTATGTGCTAATTTTTTTGATTGTCTCGAGTTGCATTTGTGAGTATAACTGGGTAGTTAGATCACCAGCTACGTCTGCATTGGCTTCAGTAGAGTTTTGCTGTTCAAGGACTGCAGAGTCGGATTCTAAGTTTGGAGCCTTAGGACATTTTCACTGGGAAAAATAATCCCTATGGGAAATAAGTTGTCATTTCTCTCCAAAGCTCAAGACTCTAGTCCCCATTATGTCTTAATTAACTGAAAAAGTCAGTTGAAAATGCAAAGGCAATTGCTCTCTCGGGGCACAAAAAATAACCGAAAACCATTATTCTCTTGTTTGGTACTCCTAGACAGTTAAAGCATTCAGACTTGTTGTTTTTCACGTATTGTTCAAAGAATGTAGTCCTCTGATTTTTGTACCTTTGGAGTTCGCCAGTCTCATTCAGTGTGAatgacactttttaaaatgctgaagcCTCTTCATTCTCTCTGGTTGCTCACGATGCCATATTGAGCAGATCAGTTCTTTCTATGCATAGCCTATTTAGGAACGATTACTACAATCTAGGAAATGTCGGGCGGGATCGAGCTGTAGCACATCACCTTGGACACCACCCAGTGACAGGTGTCAAGCAGAGCATCAGTAGATATTAAGAATCTCAGACAAATATGCTGCAGCTTTTCTTCGCTGCTTACCTGTGACTAGACATGGCAAAAGTAAAACTGCAAGGACAGGTACTCCATAAGGGGCAGGTAGGCGGCTTTTCTGGGCCATCTCTGATCTATTCAGGTGGGATCTGTTGGATAGAGAGTCATGGTTCTATGAATACTGCCAGCATGGGATAATTATACATTGCTATCACACATTCCGAGTAAAACCCTCCCAGAAAGGCCCTTCACAGCTGATGGGCAGGTGGGGCCCTGAGGAGGATGTTGTATTCGTTTCTTGTTGGTTGTACTCCACGTTAAAATAGAAGCGACTCGCCTTTAAATCGTTAGCCCCTTCctcagaaattatttttttcctagcAATGGGAAGTTACTGCTGTGGCAGAGAGCCTTTCTCTTGGGGTAGCTAACCCTGCTGCTTACCTTGGGGAGAGTCTGCGAAGAGGCTTCTCCTGTTCAGAAATGCACAGCACTTTCCTCATCTCATTTATAAGGGCTGAACTGTAATGTTTTTATTGTAGTTCAGTGTCAAGTGAGACAGATAAACTGGGTTCAAGGCCTTGTTCCTTCACTGAATTTCTGAGTACACAGAACACCGGTCAGAAACTAAGGATTCTTCCTGCACTGCTCACTGTTTTATGGGACTAGCTGAGGCAATGAGTAACTAACAGGAAAGTTACTGGGTCCATTGCTGATTTCAACCAAAAATAAGGCATGTTTCCTTCTCAGCTGGGGCCTGGGCCGGCATTCATTCAAGCCAGTGGGAGCTTTGTTTCAGACCTCAAGAGCCAGGACAGGAGCCCATCCCATTCTCTCCCTCGCAGTCCCTGGGACTGCATGCAGGAGTGAGGTGACTGGGAACTGGCTCAAACTCTGAAATGTATATTTGGAGATTGAA
This is a stretch of genomic DNA from Chrysemys picta bellii isolate R12L10 chromosome 19, ASM1138683v2, whole genome shotgun sequence. It encodes these proteins:
- the TMIGD1 gene encoding transmembrane and immunoglobulin domain-containing protein 1 isoform X1; its protein translation is MRKVLCISEQEKPLRRLSPRSHLNRSEMAQKSRLPAPYGVPVLAVLLLPCLVTGVELAINNSSDNQILSTKPGRDESLWCTVRNNSRAEELRWYRGDGTVNLKDGNKINTTNICILPVSKTDNGVSFTCKLVRNESIQISVTLDVQFPPLLTGEDPPPVEEKNDVKLTCNVNSNPQAEMVWYKDNSTLTLKKDRYQIYHTSEVFQLTIKKVEKSDNGTYTCEAKSVLGEMRKEFHLTVEDRKPVFPLEAIIAAIVVVLLTVIFGIVARREKIFKCFKKTKKPPSETAL
- the TMIGD1 gene encoding transmembrane and immunoglobulin domain-containing protein 1 isoform X2, which produces MQTEPQETSRSHLNRSEMAQKSRLPAPYGVPVLAVLLLPCLVTGVELAINNSSDNQILSTKPGRDESLWCTVRNNSRAEELRWYRGDGTVNLKDGNKINTTNICILPVSKTDNGVSFTCKLVRNESIQISVTLDVQFPPLLTGEDPPPVEEKNDVKLTCNVNSNPQAEMVWYKDNSTLTLKKDRYQIYHTSEVFQLTIKKVEKSDNGTYTCEAKSVLGEMRKEFHLTVEDRKPVFPLEAIIAAIVVVLLTVIFGIVARREKIFKCFKKTKKPPSETAL